Proteins from a genomic interval of Lolium perenne isolate Kyuss_39 chromosome 1, Kyuss_2.0, whole genome shotgun sequence:
- the LOC127344302 gene encoding uncharacterized protein, translating to MEALSLIDVSAEDDFLLDLASPPQHPDPPPGASAAAAAGRVLDPGGATERAESPKRRNPKGAVNLRKSLAWDSAFFTGEGVLDTEELGIVNSTFRKAQGSRLLPGIAEEMRRSTESTTSTIESESFLLESLDSDLFDNVRASVQRTLGKPEKAPAVTAASSKSTKAAAAKAPPPVTARKGVDRIPLTQSKIRPPGSTSNGVGSKQRPQVTPKEPTVTRGGVSSAAEAKPSSRPPRALPRVATMGAPANTAATSGVSDKRSSTGGVVNRQAVGKSANTSAGVPSRPGWGTKTSSTTKSGALSSTSIPSLHSAPIGTTAGAKTKSPTLIGKTRTAQRVPIRSSPRAGISKVEPAIASRNKIVTRSSIESASPTISPSSSVDSMSSVISGVSTASTIGRVSQTSESFSTRSSSLSPSTRKSNDHPPITKPRALTVTEGTPCDNRKSNIDTSNQGNGFKPSGLRRPTPKIGYFDAEKSVEQKAARVQVQSKNVLFSPLATPNPRISSTPKANFEFSTSDEQELKFMAAALSHTKASPSLPLRVAQAEVKPSKVVEHEASQIKAPLRVAEVEVESSKVTEEVSHTGPSPSLALRVAQTEVDLSKAMEHQASRTEALPLLPLGVAQTDVESSKVMEHEASQIKAPTSLPLRVAEVEVESSKVTEEVSHTQPSPSLRLRVAQTEVDLSKAMEHQASQTEALPLLPLGVAQTDVESSKVMEHEASETKASPPLPLKVGQTEVEPSMVTAHEASQTEVEPSRVMEQEASQTEASPSLTLRVAETTVEPSKVIDNEAVRVAETEVDSSKVSQHETHMLETGPLVAVDIAEESIPALRQIIQDNGDGSLATVKLSSCTIDQQESETSSAPGGESSPFQTNVAQTEAEPSEVIEHEASQSKASPSLPLGVAKKEVDTTAASGGESSPSQTNVAQTEVEPSEVIEPEASQSKASLPLGVATMEVDTTAAPGGESPSRTYVAQTEVEPSELIEPEASQSKTSPSLPLGVATMEVEPSEVIDNEACMPQACPPSIPLGIAEMEVEPSEVVDREACMGHAWPVFAAVDTAKENIPALHQDIHPSSSPSPLKKNILTSHDNIQAEGDATPVKGSILASHPNVQAIGEMTPVTLLTQKLSSISLGAANGDATPLTLLAQKLSSISLEDATD from the exons ATGGAGGCGCTCTCGCTCATCGACGTCTCCGCCGAGGACGACTTCCTCCTCGACCTCGCCTCGCCGCCGCAGCACCCCGACCCGCCGCCAG GGGCttcggcggccgcggcggcggggCGGGTTCTGGATCCGGGCGGCGCGACGGAGCGGGCCGAGTCCCCGAAGAGGAGGAACCCCAAGGGCGCCGTCAACCTCCGCAAGAGCCTCGCCTGGGACAGCGCCTTCTTCACCGGCGAAG GTGTTCTGGACACGGAGGAGCTGGGCATCGTGAACAGCACTTTCCGCAAGGCGCAGGGGTCCAGGCTGCTGCCCGGGATCGCCGAGGAGATGCGGAGGTCGACGGAGTCCACGACCTCGACCATCGAGAGCGAGAGCTTCCTGCTGGAGAGCCTTGATTCGGACCTCTTTGACAATGTCCGGGCTTCCGTTCAGAGAACGCTAGGCAAGCCTGAGAAAGCTCCTGCTGTGACTGCTGCTAGCTCGAAAAGCACCAAGGCTGCAGCGGCAAAGGCGCCTCCTCCTGTTACAG CCAGAAAGGGGGTTGATCGGATACCTCTGACTCAGAGCAAG ATAAGGCCCCCTGGTTCAACAAGCAATGGCGTTGGTTCCAAGCAAAGGCCCCAAGTCACTCCGAAAGAGCCTACAGTTACAAGAGGG GGTGTATCAAGCGCTGCAGAAGCAAAACCATCCTCAAGACCTCCTAGGGCTCTGCCAAGAGTTGCTACAATGGGAGCACCAGCTAACACAGCTGCCACTTCTGGGGTTTCAGACAAAAGAAGCAGCACTG GAGGTGTAGTCAATAGGCAGGCAGTTGGTAAATCTGCTAACACTTCAGCTGGCGTGCCATCTCGGCCTGGTTGGGGGACAAAGACAAGTTCCACCACAAAATCGGGTGCTTTGTCGTCAACATCAATTCCTTCCTTGCACAGTGCTCCCATAGGTACCACGGCAGGTGCGAAAACCAAATCACCGACCCTAATTGGCAAGACTAGAACTGCTCAGAGGGTCCCTATTCGTTCATCACCGAGAGCTGGTATCAGCAAGGTTGAACCAGCAATAGCATCAAGAAATAAGATTGTAACTAGGAGTAGTATTGAGAGTGCATCACCGACCATTTCACCTAGTAGCTCAGTGGACAGCATGAGTTCAGTGATTTCCGGGGTTTCAACAGCATCCACTATAGGGAGAGTGAGCCAAACATCTGAGAGCTTTAGTACTAGGTCATCTTCACTGTCCCCTTCCACCAGAAAGAGCAATGACCACCCTCCAATCACAAAACCGAGGGCTCTTACTGTTACAGAAGGTACACCTTGTGATAATCGGAAGTCTAATATAGACACATCCAACCAAGGAAACGGCTTTAAGCCATCTGGTCTACGAAGGCCTACACCTAAGATTGGATATTTTGATGCT GAGAAGTCTGTTGAGCAAAAAGCTGCCCGGGTGCAAGTGCAATCCAAGAATGTCTTGTTTTCACCATTGGCCACACCAAACCCTCGGATTTCTTCTACTCCGAAGGCGAACTTTGAATTTTCTACCAGTGATGAACAAGAACTAAAATTCATGGCAGCAGCACTTTCTCATACTAAGGCGTCACCTTCACTGCCTCTCAGAGTTGCACAAGCTGAAGTAAAACCATCAAAGGTGGTAGAGCATGAAGCTTCTCAAATTAAAGCGCCTCTCAGGGTTGCGGAAGTTGAAGTAGAATCATCAAAGGTAACAGAGGAAGTTTCTCATACTGGGCCATCACCTTCACTGGCTCTCAGAGTTGCACAAACAGAAGTAGATCTATCAAAGGCGATGGAGCATCAAGCTTCTCGAACTGAGGCATTACCTTTACTGCCTCTCGGAGTTGCACAAACTGATGTTGAATCATCAAAGGTGATGGAGCATGAAGCTTCTCAAATTAAGGCGCCGACTTCACTGCCTCTCAGGGTTGCAGAAGTTGAAGTAGAATCATCAAAGGTAACAGAGGAAGTTTCTCATACTCAGCCATCACCTTCACTGCGTCTCAGAGTTGCACAAACAGAAGTAGATCTATCAAAGGCGATGGAGCATCAAGCTTCTCAAACTGAGGCATTGCCTTTACTGCCTCTCGGAGTTGCACAAACTGATGTTGAATCATCAAAGGTGATGGAGCATGAAGCTTCTGAAACTAAGGCATCACCTCCACTGCCTCTCAAAGTTGGGCAAACTGAAGTAGAACCATCAATGGTGACAGCGCATGAAGCTTCTCAAACTGAAGTAGAACCATCGAGGGTGATGGAGCAAGAAGCTTCTCAAACTGAGGCATCACCTTCACTGACTCTCAGAGTTGCAGAAACTACAGTAGAACCATCAAAGGTGATTGATAATGAAGCTGTCAGGGTTGCAGAAACAGAGGTAGATTCATCGAAGGTGTCACAGCACGAAACACACATGCTTGAGACTGGTCCATTGGTCGCTGTGGACATTGCAGAGGAGAGCATTCCAGCTTTGCGTCAgattatccaagacaatggtgATGGCAGTCTTGCAACAGTTAAGCTGTCCTCATGTACCATTGATCAACAAGAATCAGAAACTTCGTCAGCACCTGGTGGGGAAAGCAGTCCATTCCAAACTAATGTTGCACAAACTGAAGCAGAACCATCAGAGGTGATAGAGCATGAAGCCTCTCAAAGTAAGGCATCACCTTCACTGCCTCTTGGAGTTGCAAAAAAGGAAGTAGACACTACAGCAGCATCTGGTGGGGAAAGCAGTCCATCCCAAACTAATGTTGCACAAACTGAAGTAGAACCATCAGAGGTGATAGAGCCTGAAGCCTCTCAAAGTAAGGCGTCACTGCCTCTTGGAGTTGCAACAATGGAAGTAGACACCACAGCAGCACCTGGTGGGGAAAGTCCATCCCGAACTTATGTTGCACAAACTGAAGTAGAACCATCAGAGTTGATAGAGCCTGAAGCCTCTCAAAGTAAGACATCACCTTCACTGCCTCTTGGAGTTGCAACAATGGAAGTAGAACCATCAGAGGTGATTGATAATGAAGCTTGCATGCCCCAGGCCTGCCCACCTTCAATACCTCTTGGAATTGCAGAAATGGAAGTAGAACCATCGGAAGTTGTAGACCGTGAAGCTTGCATGGGCCACGCCTGGCCAGTGTTTGCGGCCGTGGATACTGCAAAAGAAAACATTCCTGCCCTGCATCAGGATATCCATCCTAGTAGTTCTCCGAGTCCACTAAAGAAAAACATTTTGACGTCGCATGACAATATCCAAGCTGAAGGGGATGCGACTCCAGTGAAGGGATCCATTTTGGCTTCGCATCCAAATGTGCAGGCTATAGGGGAAATGACTCCAGTAACTCTCTTGACCCAGAAGCTGTCGTCGATTTCTCTTGGAGCCGCAAATGGAGATGCGACTCCGTTGACTCTGTTGGCGCAGAAGCTTTCCTCCATTTCTCTAGAGGATGCCACCGACTAG